A single genomic interval of Malania oleifera isolate guangnan ecotype guangnan chromosome 11, ASM2987363v1, whole genome shotgun sequence harbors:
- the LOC131167649 gene encoding carboxyl-terminal-processing peptidase 3, chloroplastic, which yields MEPLCPNLDLNSLHLSPVSRNFSKPASVPIYACRFSSFNPCLSKKWGVLSMPCSSQRVVGTRVKTESSSEDFTTTLEENLIDRVARSFVSFAAAAAAIISLCSDSPAFAESLTIAFPVSRAHEVNTVQRTLVEAWGLIRESFVDPTFNHQDWDLKLQQTMVEMFPLKSADAAYNKIRGMLSTLGDPFTRIISPKEYQSFRIGSDGNLQGVGLFINAESSTGHLVVLSCIEGSPAARAGIHQGDELIEINGERLDGVDSETAAQKLRGRVGTTVTVKLHSGRGWGSDSSFREVKLSREFIKLSLLSSAIIPHRTPDGHVAKTGYVKLSAFSQTAAAEMESAIHEMEGQGVHSYILDLRNNPGGLVKAGLDVAQIWLDGDETLVNTVDRSGNMLPISMVNGHAITRDPLVVLVNEGSASASEILAGALHDNGRAILVGHKTFGKGKIQSVTELHDGSALFITVAKYLSPALHDIDQVGITPDVQCTTDMLNAPKESSVKDKNTDSSLEADSCIMVAEHELDIQESRGTAS from the exons ATGGAACCTCTGTGCCCAAATCTCGATCTCAACTCGCTCCACCTCTCACCGGTTTCGAGAAATTTCTCAAAACCCGCTTCAGTGCCGATCTACGCTTGCCGGTTTTCGAGCTTCAATCCATGTTTAAGCAAGAAATGGGGAGTGCTATCAATGCCCTGTTCTTCGCAGAGGGTGGTTGGAACAAGGGTGAAGACGGAGTCTAGTTCTGAGGATTTTACTACCACCCTAGAAGAAAATTTAATTGACAGGGTTGCTAGAAGTTTCGTCAGTTTCGCTGCTGCGGCCGCCGCGATAATTTCGTTGTGCAGTGATTCTCCGGCCTTCGCGGAGTCTCTCACCATCGCTTTCCCTGTTTCTCGCGCTCACGAG GTGAATACAGTTCAGAGAACTCTTGTGGAGGCTTGGGGTTTGATTAGAGAATCCTTCGTAGATCCTACTTTTAACCATCAAG ACTGGGATTTAAAGCTGCAGCAAACAATGGTGGAAATGTTTCCTCTGAAATCGGCTGATGCAGCATATAACAAGATTAGAGGAATGCTTTCTACTCTTGGAGATCCTTTCACTCGAATAATTAGTCCAAAG GAATATCAAAGCTTTAGAATTGGAAGTGATGGAAATCTGCAAGGAGTTGGCCTCTTTATAAATGCTGAATCCAGCACTGGACATTTG GTTGTTTTGTCTTGCATAGAGGGCAGCCCAGCTGCTCGTGCTGGCATACATCAAGGAGATGAGTTAATTGAGATTAATG GGGAAAGGCTTGATGGTGTTGATAGTGAAACTGCAGCACAGAAGCTTAGAGGGCGTGTTGGAACAACTGTTACAGTAAAACTCCACAGC GGAAGAGGCTGGGGATCTGATTCTTCTTTCAGGGAG GTAAAACTGTCTCGTGAGTTTATCAAACTTTCCCTTCTATCCAGTGCCATTATCCCTCATAGAACCCCAGACGGTCACGTGGCAAAGACTGGATATGTTAAACTGTCGGCCTTTTCTCAG ACAGCAGCTGCTGAAATGGAAAGTGCAATTCATGAGATGGAGGGTCAGGGTGTACACTCATACATCCTGGATTTGCGAAATAATCCA GGTGGTTTGGTTAAAGCTGGGCTTGATGTTGCCCAAATATGGCTAGATGGAGATGAGACTCTTGTGAACACTGTTGATCGGAGTGGGAACATGTTGCCAATTAGCATGGTCAATGGACATGCTATAACACGTGATCCACTTGTTGTGCTT GTGAATGAGGGGAGTGCGAGTGCAAGTGAGATATTGGCTGGGGCACTGCATGACAATGGTCGTGCTATCCTCGTGGGGCACAAAACCTTTGGAAAAGGAAAAATTCAG AGTGTTACAGAGCTTCATGATGGATCTGCTCTGTTTATCACGGTCGCCAAGTATTTATCACCAGCACTACACGATATAGATCAGGTAGGAATAACACCGGATGTGCAGTGCACGACAGACATGCTCAATGCACCTAAAGAGTCATCAGTTAAGGATAAGAACACAGATTCATCCCTGGAAGCAGATTCGTGCATCATGGTAGCAGAGCATGAGTTGGATATTCAGGAATCCAGAGGTACTGCTTCTTGA